The following are encoded together in the bacterium genome:
- a CDS encoding chromate transporter, with amino-acid sequence MNDEWSTLLKVAAVFASLSLVSLGGGNTVLPEIHRAAVQDNQWMTDQQFAAVYAIAEAAPGPSSMIVSLVGLKAAGVLGALVAVAAILGPSSLVMYIACRTWNRFRDAKWRIAFERGLGPVSLGLLFSSGWTVVKTSDHSPAAFAITGVACVLLVRTRVSPLLIMVAAGVLGALGLV; translated from the coding sequence ATGAACGACGAGTGGTCGACGCTGCTGAAGGTGGCGGCGGTGTTCGCCTCGCTGTCGCTGGTCTCGCTCGGCGGCGGCAACACCGTGCTGCCGGAGATCCATCGCGCCGCGGTGCAGGACAACCAGTGGATGACCGATCAGCAGTTCGCCGCCGTCTACGCCATCGCCGAGGCGGCGCCGGGTCCGAGCTCGATGATCGTCAGCCTGGTCGGCCTGAAGGCGGCGGGCGTCCTCGGCGCCCTGGTGGCGGTGGCCGCCATCCTCGGGCCGTCGAGCCTGGTGATGTACATCGCCTGCCGCACCTGGAACCGCTTCCGCGACGCCAAGTGGCGCATCGCCTTCGAACGCGGCCTCGGCCCGGTGAGCCTCGGCCTCTTGTTCTCCAGCGGCTGGACGGTGGTGAAGACCTCCGATCACTCGCCGGCGGCGTTCGCGATCACCGGCGTGGCGTGCGTCCTGCTCGTCCGTACCAGGGTCTCGCCGCTGCTGATCATGGTCGCCGCCGGCGTCCTCGGCGCGTTGGGACTGGTGTGA